AAACATTAAACGGTCTGATCTCGCGTCTGATCGAAAGCGAAGATTTCACAGGTAAACTGGCAACCACAGCCTCCCTGCTCGGCTTAACTGAAATCAAAACACCACGAGTCCTGCTGGTTGGCTTAGGTCCTGATGCTGAGGTCTCTCTGGCATCGCTGGAAAAAGCGATGATGACTGCCGCCCGTACGATTTCTACCAAACAAAATACGACCGCAGCTGTTCTAATTCCCGAACTGGAAAACAAGTCGCTCTCGACTGAACAACTCTCGTCTGTGTTGACGTCTGCAATGACCGTCGGCTCCGTCGGACAAGACCTCTACCGCCAGGAAGCAGCCCGGTTTCCATTCCAGGATCTGCTGATTGTCGGTACTGAAGCAGCCGATCAGAGTGCCTGCCAACAGGCAGTCGAACGCGGAAGGATTTTAGGAGATTCGGTCAACCTGGCACGGGAAGTGGTCAATCGCCCGGCGGCTGACATTTACCCCGTCAGTTTCGCCAATCGCGTCGAAGATGTTTCGAAAGAATATGGACTGGAATCTGAAATCCTGGATGAGAACCAGCTCAAGCAGGAAAAGATGGGCTCCATGCTGGCAGTCGCGCAAGGCAGCGATCAACCGCCGCGTCTGGCCATCCTCAAACATACAGGCGCCGATCCTTCTGCCCCTACGCTGGCCTTCGTCGGAAAAGGGGTCACCTTTGACAGCGGGGGATTGTCGCTCAAACCGAGTGACGGCATGAAAACCATGAAGTGCGATATGGGCGGCGCCGCTGCGGTACTGGGCGCCATGACCGCCATCGCCCGACTCAAACTGCCCGTGAATGTCATCGGCTACATGGGACTGGTCGAAAACATGGTCAATGGATCGTCTTACAAACTGGGCGATGTCCTGACTGCGCGTAACGGCAAAACCATTGAAGTGCTGAATACCGATGCCGAAGGCCGCCTGGTCTTAGCCGATGTATTAGCGCTGGCTGTTGACCGTGGTGCATCCAATATCATCGACCTCGCGACACTGACAGGCGCCTGTGTTGTTGCATTGGGCGAAGAAGTCACCGGCGTCTTTTCCAATAATACCGACTGGTCCAAAGCCGTTCAAAATGCTGCAAAAAACAGTGGTGAAGATGTTTGGGAAATGCCAATGTTTCCGCAGTTCGGCGAACAACTCAAAAGTGATGTCGCCGACCTGAAGAATATCGGAACCCGCTGGGGTGGTGCGATCACGGCCGCCAAATTCCTGGAGAACTTTATCAGCGAAACGCCCTGGGTGCATCTCGATATTGCGGGCCCCGCATTTGCCGCAGCAAATCTGCCACACCGTGAAGGAGGCGGTACCGGCTGCATGGTTAAAACGCTGGTCGAAGTCGCCGGTCAATACCCAACGAGTAAGTAAAGTCAGTCCGCTTTCTCTTCCGACTCTCTACCGAGCGCCCCCAGATCTTTTAATGATTCTGCGGGGCGCTCTTTCGTTCCCCGGGGGCCTTTGAACTGTTTTTGAATCGGGAAGTTTTTCTGAACCGCATCCGGCAAGGGACCGTTTTTATTCAGGCAGGCCGATTTCGGGGTCAGAAAGAACAGATTCTTTTCTTCGTCC
This window of the Gimesia fumaroli genome carries:
- a CDS encoding leucyl aminopeptidase codes for the protein MGTQFTNESISSLSADWLVIGLAESAPLSTTVAQLDETLNGLISRLIESEDFTGKLATTASLLGLTEIKTPRVLLVGLGPDAEVSLASLEKAMMTAARTISTKQNTTAAVLIPELENKSLSTEQLSSVLTSAMTVGSVGQDLYRQEAARFPFQDLLIVGTEAADQSACQQAVERGRILGDSVNLAREVVNRPAADIYPVSFANRVEDVSKEYGLESEILDENQLKQEKMGSMLAVAQGSDQPPRLAILKHTGADPSAPTLAFVGKGVTFDSGGLSLKPSDGMKTMKCDMGGAAAVLGAMTAIARLKLPVNVIGYMGLVENMVNGSSYKLGDVLTARNGKTIEVLNTDAEGRLVLADVLALAVDRGASNIIDLATLTGACVVALGEEVTGVFSNNTDWSKAVQNAAKNSGEDVWEMPMFPQFGEQLKSDVADLKNIGTRWGGAITAAKFLENFISETPWVHLDIAGPAFAAANLPHREGGGTGCMVKTLVEVAGQYPTSK